The following DNA comes from Aquila chrysaetos chrysaetos chromosome 9, bAquChr1.4, whole genome shotgun sequence.
TCTTTCCCATGAGGGATCAACCCCAACATCAAAACCTACCTGTTCCCCTTCCCCGCAGGAACCATCTACCTGTGGATCTTCTGGCCCAGCTTCACCTCAGCCACCACGGTCCGTGAAAATGCTGAGCCCTGGGCAGTGCTCAACACCTACTTCTCGCTGGCGGCGAGCACACTGGCCACCTTGGTCCTCTCGCCTGTCCTCCACGAGGAGGGCACACTGCGGATGGTAGGTCCTCTCCTGGGACAAACCCATGTCCTATCGTACAGGTACAGTGAGCATAAATACACCTGGGGCAAGAGGGGATGCCCATTAGTCTTTCTTCGGTTCATTAAGACCCAGTTTGATCCCCGAGGAAGTCCaaatccccccagccccatgctgTTATCCTCCACGGAGCCAATTCCCCTGACCATGTCCTGCTCCATCAGGTTCAGATCCAGGATGCCACCTTGGCTGGTGCGGCCATGATGGGTATGgctggggagatgctggtcacCCCCTTCGGGGCCCTCATCGCGGGGTTTCTGGCCGGCCTGATCCCCCCACTTGGCTTCAGATTCCTCACGGTGAGTTGCCTTGGGACAGCCGAGGACACTGGTCCCAGGTCAGGGGACCACCTGCCTTTGGGGGAGGCTGCATTGCCAACCTGCAGCTCCCAAATCTGCAAACACCGAGCCGCAGCGCAGCCTCCCTGGGCTAGCATCCCCCATCCGAACCCCGGCTTTTCCTTAAACGCTCTCCCCAGCCTGTCCTGTGCTCCAGGCTGAAAACCCAGGACACATGTGGGGTTCACAATGTCCACGGGCTGCCGGGGATCCTGGGCGCCTTGCTGGGGACGCTGCTGACAGCACTGGCCACTGCAGATGCTTACGGTGGCAGGTGAGAAGAGCCAGAATCAGGGGTGCCAGTGACTCCATGCACCAAGCTGGGGCCGCCATGACCCCTAAAATCGGGGATGCTCCATGCACCCTCTGTTACAGTGCCCGCTTATAGCACATTGCCCAGAGCCATGAGCAGAGCCCTCCGTTTCCCTGCCTGGGAGAACAAGCTCCCCCCAAAAACACATCCCTGCTCTGGCTTGCAGGCTGGAGTTCATCTTCCCGCTGGTGGCCCAGGGCAGCTGGACAGCCACTGACCAGgtgctctgccagctctgcgGCCTGCCCATCACCCTGCTCCTCGCCACGCTCGGAGGCAGCCTCACAGGTGAGTTTTGCCTCCGGTGAGACGGGACAGAGGGTGTGAGGAGCAGGGGGAATTGGGGAAAAGCCAGGAAGAGCCCCAAAACGGATCCTCCCCATCAGCCGGGGCGGGTGCTCGGCACTGCGCAAACCCCCTCGGGGCCGGAGCCGGGGTCGGAGCTAGGGCTGCTCCCGGGGTTGGAGCTGCCCCCGGGGCCTGGGCTGGGACCGGAGCTGCTGCCCCCGGGGCCTGGGCTGGGACCGGAGCTGctgcccccggggccggggctcggagcagcccagcccagcgctGCCGCTAGATGTCAGGGGAAGCCCGGCGAGAGCAGCCGGGCTGGCCCGGCGGCCCCGTTCTCAGACGCCCTCCCCCGGTTTTGGGCATCCTCAGGAGCCGTCCTGAAAATGAAAGGGTTGAGGTCTCCCCCGGACACGCGATACCTGGAAAACACGGTCCTCTGGGAGGTAAAGCTGGGCGTTTGCTGGTAAAAAAAAGGGTTTACGGggctcaggcagcagcaggggttGGATGCTTCCCCCCGGCTGCTGAtaccctccctcctcctgcagcagcgtTTAGGGTGGCAGACAGCTTCATTAAAGCCCCCCAGGTCCCCCCCATCCAGTCCTGATTTGCTCCAAGCAGGCCCCAGTTCTGCCCCTCTCTGTGTCTCTGCGTTGGCGCAGGTGGCTGAGGAAGGATGCGActgcagggaaagcagaaaggagcCGGGCACCAGCACCTTGGTCTAATGACCCTGATCCCCCGGTGAGGTCCTGCACCACCAGCCTCAACCCTCTGCTGGCATCACCAGTGTTGGGAAGCTTCTGGTAGCCTGAATTTCCCAGCAACCTGCTCCAGAGACAGCCAGGCTTGTCCCCATGTGGGAGCCAGTTCCTGGTCCCAAAGGTTTTGGGAGCAGGTCGAGTGCCCACGGGCCTTTGGAGGGTGAAGAGATGCTGCAGTGATATGGGTGCTTGCTGTGGGAGTGACCCAGCTTGCTCCAGGGACACCTCTGGGTGTCCAGACTTGGCTCAGCCACTTCCCcgctctgctctgtgcctcaATTTCCCCATCTACTGCTTTCTGAAGAGAAGGTGGCAATGAGGAGGGCTGTGTCAGGGAAGGGGCGTACCAGGGTccacagaaagcagcaatgACTTTCTATGGACAATTTTGCACACAACAATTAAAACACGTAGATCCTTTGTAGCTTCAGGATTTGCCAATGAGTTCACACAGCACCCGCCCAGCTTTGCTGGCTGGGTTTCCTTCAGGTTTCTTTTCAGGGAGGAAAGCAAAGCCCCCAGGACCCCCCTGTACCCTAAAGACTGATGCCCATGGGGTGGGTTTCATGGGTTGCTCCATCCCTGTTGCCATCTGcgctgcccaccccccccagcagggTACCCTACTGGAGCCTTAGCCACCAGAGCATGCGATAGCCCAGAGCAGCCACCACCCAGGGGCAAGTCCAGGGTGACACCAgggtccccagcacaggggCGACCCCTGCCTTCCCCTTACCACTCATCACCTTGCACCGGGGCCAAGAAAAAGCCCCCCCTCCTCAAAACAGGAAAGTGCCCCCCAACACTCAGCCCCTTTGGGAGATGGATGCTCCCCTGGCAATTGCAGCCCCCAGGTCCCCCTGCTTTCCAGggcccccagcagcacccagcaccccatcTCCACATGCCCCCCGCAGAGAGGCTCtcaccctgcctgcctgctccaggTGCGGGCAGCAGCCCCCAAACCTCCTGCCTGGGAGCAGGTTCCAGCACCCCGGGAAAGTGGCAGCTCAAGTGAAGCCAAGGGGGGGTCCTGCAGCACCTGGAGCAGGGGCACAGCCCCAAAGGGCTCCCGGAGGCGCAATGGCGGCCGTGCCGGAGGTCCccggtggggtgggaggaggcCTGGGAGGGACCCACCTCCCAtgagcccaggggcggctgcCAGACTCTTTCACACCTCCAGTGCCAGACTCTGGCGCTCACCATGTGGGGTTCCCGTGGGTGCAGGTGtccccagctgccagcaccatccccccccccccccgggggggggggggagccacAGCCCTATTCCATGCAGAAGGGACAGGGGGGTCAGGGCCAATGCAGCGAGGTTTGGGGTAAGCGGTTTGCTACCCAACCAAAGTGGCCACATTTGGGACCATCTTATTTTAATACCTGCTGCTGTTGAaatgcatagattttttttaaataatggcatcaaagatgcaaaaaaaatactaaaaataatttggttgCAGGCTGACCATAAAACATCACTTTTAAACAGGATTCTCCATCCTTTCTAAAAGGAATGAAATCAAATTAGAGAAAATTTTGAGTCTGAAGCATTGCTCCACAACAGAAATTCCAAACTTCTCGCTTTGATATAACTCAGTCCATCACTTTAACTTCTCCAGTTTCAGTAGTTCCTTACAGAAAACCTGGTGAAATCAACATTTGCTAAATGCTTCGGTGCTGCTGAATTTCCATGACAAAACACAGGGAGGTGAGCCACACGGCTCAGTTCCTGCTGCCACCGCAGGTGCTGGGGAGGGCTTCTGCTGACCTTCTCCGTACAGATACCCCAGCCCCACTCCACGCTCAGGACATAAGGAAGGACATGTCCCGCATGCCCACGTCCCCTTGGCACGCACCACTCTTCAGTGCCGCGTCACAGAGGAGGGAATACAAGAAGGAGAAGCGGCACGAAGGCTGATGCCCCAGCAAGGGGGTGTCAGGCTCCAGTCATCACCTCAGTCTGGGGTGCAGGGctcacccccagccccgtgacaccccctcccacctcacctccttcccagctttctcctcctctttcccaggcagcccctttcccctttttgaTCTCTTCACAGCACGTTTCAAAAGCAACCCACTGTGACTGGAAGAAAAGCCCCTCCAGTGAGATCATTGCGAGACCCCCAGACGTAGGGGTCGGGTGTGAAATGgacctccctcctcctcccctcgcCCGGCCCCCCTGGCCCCTCTGAAAGGCTGTTATGTTTTGTAATCGGATTAGGGGAGCCCTGTGCCCTCCCCGTTCCCATTTACCAGTGTGACCAGCTTGCGCACCGCCACTCTCCCTGCAGATTGTTTAAGCGAGCCGGGCGCGAGCAGACAGCTCGCCCGTACAGTGGTGAGGGTAGGTTCGGACGGCGAGAGCCTGAAAGGTTTAGTCATCGAACAAATTGCTTCTCTGTAGGGGCCGTTTTCTTCCCAAGTTGAACATAATGATGGCAGTTTGGCGAACAGATGGTGCAGCTAAGCAGATAATCCCGCTGGCCTCACTAGCTTGGGGAGAGGCAGCGCTGGTTCTGCCCGCAGCTCTGGGGGCTCGTCCTGGGACAGGCGGGTCGTAGCGGTGGCTGGGTGATGATAACACCCCAGTGGGGCATGAGGAGCTTGGGCGAGCACCCAACCTTCACACCTCTTCTGCTTCGAGGGTGGTTTGGGTGCCAGACCActcgtgcctcagtttccccagtcCTGCAGGGAGCTCTCTGCTCCATCACTTTTCAAAGCAGGGCTCACCCTCAGATCACAGCCTAACACGGGGAGATGTGCTGAGAGACAGCACGCCTTTCCCTGCAAAGGAGCAAAGGATGGCTGAGAAAAGctcattttattcttattttcccGTTTTGCCTCTCCCTCCAAAAATATTCAAGATGTggaaagagctggagaagaaattCTGCCAGCTCACAGGGGTTGGGTGGATGGTGTACCTGTGTCAGGCTCAGGGATGGTAGGACCTGCCTGCTAAATaagtctttatttaaaatacatcagcAGGAAAAGCCCAAGGCCTCGCCGACACgatgcaggcaggggagggcacGGACACATCTGTGTGGAGCAAGCCTTGCCCATGCTACAATGGCTTCAGGGACCCCTTCCCCACACTGCGGGGCTCTTGCAGCCTGCAGCACACACTCCAGACGCACCACACCACATCCCTGCTTTCAGGGGGTTCATTTAATTCATGTTCCCCCCACTGCCACCAGCCTTGTCCCCTGAGAGCCCTGACTTTGACAGCTCCCTTGCCCTTTCCTGTGGCAGCCCAGCTGCCCAGAGACCTGCCTAAATCACCTCTTGCTAATGCAAGAGCTCGATCAGCTGCTCAAAGGGTGTTTTACAAGGAAAAGCAATAACAACATCTATCTGTTACAGCTGGGGAAACTAAGGCACACAAAGACGTGCCCGAGAGTCCATTGGAATTAGAGGCAGGACAAAGCCCAGGCTCCCTGAGCTCCTGGCATACATGTCCTTACACATCCGCAgcccccaccacctccccacccccaggaACAGCTGATGCCGTGTGCTGTTTGATAGAAAGCCAGCTAATCATCTTTCCCACCTTCGTTAGAGTGTGAATCGTTATCCGAGCGACACCTGTAAAGCTCCTTGTCAGACGAGGCTGATGCACATGTCTAATAATGGGCACCATATGGGAGAGGGAAGGCTCAGGAAAGGAGCAGGGACCCTACCATCCCTGTGCCAAACAAAGAGCAGCTCCCGATGGCTTCCCATCACAGCAGAGCATCACCAGCACCGGGCCATTTGAAAGACTGGCAGCACTGTGCCACAGCAAGGGAAGAGCCCAGGCAGCACCGGTGGTGGAAGAAGAGCCACTGCTTGGGGTACTAAACATCTTGATAACACCCcgagcagcccctgccctttGGAAAAGGACCTAGCAAAAGGAAACCACAGCTTGAGCATACAGGTTAAAGGCAGGAGAGCCATCgagccctgctccctgcagcctgcccaAAGGCTGGGACCAGGCACCCCAAATCCACCGAGGCACATCCCACCGTGCCTTGGAGCATCCTCTCACTGCCAGCCTAGCAGAGGCAACCCGTGGGTGCAGACAAAGCCTCCCGGGACCCACGGGTTATATGATGACAGGGAGGACACGGTGTGAATTAGAGATGGGTCCCTGCGTTGGGGCTGATCCACAGTCCCCTAGACCCTCCCTGACCCCAAATTTGGGGGGCAGAGCTCAGCCCCTCTGCCAACCCACCCCTCCAATGAAAGCCCCCACCACCTTCAACCCACTGCAATTACAAAGCCCCATTTTCAGGCCCCCATTCATCTCCAGCAGCGTAATGAGCCTCTGGGCACCATCAGTGGGGGCAAAGCAATTAAAATCGCTGGCATGGCAGCCGCGTGGGTGGCTCTGTCATCCACTGCTGCCAGCGCCCGATTCGGGGTGAGTGGGCAATGCCAGGCCGGGCAGCGCCTCAAAGCGCCACGTCTCCCCACGGGCGAACAATCGGCTCGTTCTTCGCCGggttaaaagaataataaagtaaaataaagaggGAATAAAAGGCCCCAGTAAAACTGGGAGTCAAGTTTATTTACAAACTGAATATGAAGTGAAGGGCCTGGAACAAAGGTGTTATGTAAGGGACAGTCACTAAGGGGCTCTTTACCCACGCTAATTGCCACTTGCTCCGCGATATCCATTTATCTTGCAGCTGAAATGGCCTCCTCAGGCTTGCAGGTTCAAGCACTGCTTGTTTGCAATGCTGCCTGGCACAATTAGCGTGCAGGAGCAGCGGCCAATGCAGTCCCACTGCCCAAACCCACCAGGAAGCCTCACACCTCCCCAAAAAGCGGGATCATGCCTAGAGTGGGTGGATGTGCCGACGGGCACGTGGCTTGGTGGGGAGAGATGCTTCCCTGCGTGGGGCTTCGGTGTCAGTTGTGTAACAGGGAGGGACAATGGGTCTCAGTTCTGCTGGAGAAGACCTCCAGGTCCCTGCATCAACCCTACCCGAGCAGTGACGAGCAGCTAACCACCACGGGATGCCCATGGGAGTGACTGCAAGAGTGATAGCTAATGGCTGCAAAAGGAGAACGAGATCTGGAGAGGATGAATTAATCTGTTGCTCGCGATGATGTTTCCAAGTGGTCTGGCTGGAAACTGCCCTCAGATGCAAAAGACCAAAGGGCAGAGActagtaataaagaaaaaaaaaaaacaacacagggagaagcagctgccACGATCGCTGCTGCATCCTGCAGAACGTGGCCTTTCTGCTCTCATCCCTGCTCTCACCCTCGGCACATCCAGCAGTGCGAAGACCGTGGAGGGACTGTTAGCTCTACTCCGGCTGATCCGGcgggaaagggaggaagaggaggtggcagcatccctgggagCTGAGAGGTCAATTTTATTGACAAACTGCCTCTTGAATGGAGCGTGGGGAACAATGCCGGCCCTCAGCCCGGGTCAATTGGGACTGTGTAAAGCAAGGGGCCGGCACCAGCAGCCCCGGGAAAGCCCTCCAGGCGAGTGGCCTTTACCACCGTGTTTGCATAACCCCTGACCCCTCCTTTTGGGGTTTAATTGAAATCCCAGCTTGATGACAAATTGGCATGACCAGCGGGCCAGAGGGTGGGAGGGCGAGTGTGGAAGCAATGCTGGGAagccctctccctgctctggcAGAGACCGACCTGCTGCCCGCCATGGGCAGGCTGCCCCTTCCTGTCCTGTCCTGGGCCACCTGCAAAGTGGTTTACACCCAAGTCGAGTGTTTTAATCACAAcctgctccttcctttcttcccacgATGGGCTTTGGACAGGCAACTGTCCAGCTCCCCAAGAAGCTCTGGCTCAAtgagggcaggagcaggcaggcacTGCCTGTGGATGTGCAAGGCTCCTTCAGAAATGCTCATTTGGGCTGAAGTCTCCTTGGACTGAGATGCTCTGATGCTTCCTTAACCACAGAGCTCGTTAGCCCAGGGCAGAGGCATTTGCAGTTTGCACCATGGCAAACCCCCACCACGCAgactcctctcctctccctgtcc
Coding sequences within:
- the RHBG gene encoding ammonium transporter Rh type B; translated protein: MPEYTTASRFRLSGLCFLLQIITIIIFAVFVRYSPESSPGFCSQQLNCSWRNQDAGFQHPRFRDVHLQALLGFGLLVAFLSRYRPGSVAISILIMAFAIQWAVLIQGFLHFFLNGKIYVGAQSMVSADFCTAAILISTGAVLGRVNPVQMLLLTLMGVILFSLNEYILLSLMGVRDSRGSLTVHTFGAYFGLMVSRILHQPHMDKCKKQQDTGNQPDVFAVVGTIYLWIFWPSFTSATTVRENAEPWAVLNTYFSLAASTLATLVLSPVLHEEGTLRMVQIQDATLAGAAMMGMAGEMLVTPFGALIAGFLAGLIPPLGFRFLTPVLCSRLKTQDTCGVHNVHGLPGILGALLGTLLTALATADAYGGRLEFIFPLVAQGSWTATDQVLCQLCGLPITLLLATLGGSLTGAVLKMKGLRSPPDTRYLENTVLWEVAEEGCDCRESRKEPGTSTLV